From a single Bdellovibrionales bacterium CG10_big_fil_rev_8_21_14_0_10_45_34 genomic region:
- a CDS encoding MerR family transcriptional regulator → MAFKIGEVAEMIGVKQYVLRYWESEFDSLKPKKSKHNQRMYTKKDVENLFFIRKLLHRDGFSIPGARRILHKLRQQLREEKLESKFQNRQKQSINEALDSAKQIADSLDQLWMRFQKT, encoded by the coding sequence ATGGCGTTTAAAATTGGCGAAGTGGCTGAAATGATTGGTGTTAAGCAATATGTACTACGATATTGGGAGAGCGAATTTGACTCTCTAAAACCCAAAAAATCTAAACACAATCAGCGCATGTACACCAAGAAAGATGTAGAGAATCTTTTTTTCATTCGAAAACTGCTACATCGTGATGGTTTCTCTATACCAGGAGCTCGGCGCATCTTGCACAAGCTTCGTCAGCAGCTTCGCGAAGAAAAACTTGAGTCCAAGTTTCAAAATCGCCAAAAGCAATCCATCAACGAAGCTCTCGATTCGGCAAAGCAGATTGCCGATTCACTGGATCAGCTTTGGATGCGCTTTCAAAAAACCTGA
- a CDS encoding phenylalanine--tRNA ligase subunit alpha, with product MNEKLKEIESAAHQELEKVSTANDWSQLKAKFMGKQGPISELMKGLKDVDPAERPQVGARINEVKVRLEGHFAQRFETIKKAELEIKLKSDRLDMTLPGQHRLKGSQHPLRRVYDEIVGIFSKLGFSVRRGPIIEKDNYNFEALNIPKDHPARDMQDTFYIDDSHVLRTQTSPIQIRAMETEGVPLRVLGPGTVFRCDSDISHSPMFHQLEGLWVDKKVSMADLKGLLDYFNRHFFGPNVKTRFRPSFFPFTEPSAEVDCSCPLCEEKGCRMCSGTGWIEMAGCGLVHPNVLSAAKVDPNEYQGLAFGMGIERLTIVKYGVQDIRLFFDNDVRFLEQFP from the coding sequence ATGAATGAAAAACTTAAAGAAATCGAGTCAGCAGCTCATCAGGAACTAGAGAAGGTCAGTACTGCCAATGATTGGTCTCAGTTGAAGGCAAAATTCATGGGTAAACAGGGGCCAATCTCCGAACTCATGAAGGGCCTCAAAGACGTAGACCCAGCTGAACGCCCTCAGGTGGGCGCTCGGATCAACGAAGTGAAGGTTCGCCTTGAAGGGCACTTCGCGCAAAGATTTGAGACCATCAAGAAGGCAGAACTTGAGATTAAGCTGAAATCAGACCGTTTAGATATGACCCTGCCCGGTCAACATCGTCTAAAAGGAAGTCAGCATCCGCTTCGTAGGGTTTATGACGAGATCGTTGGGATTTTTTCAAAGCTTGGTTTTTCTGTTCGCCGCGGTCCAATCATCGAAAAAGACAACTATAATTTTGAGGCTCTTAACATTCCCAAAGATCATCCTGCTCGCGACATGCAAGATACGTTCTATATAGATGATTCGCACGTGCTTCGAACGCAGACTAGTCCGATCCAAATTCGTGCGATGGAGACTGAGGGTGTTCCGCTTCGGGTTCTCGGGCCGGGGACAGTTTTTCGCTGCGACAGCGATATCTCGCACTCCCCGATGTTCCACCAGCTAGAAGGCCTTTGGGTGGATAAGAAAGTTTCGATGGCTGATTTAAAGGGCTTACTGGATTACTTTAATCGCCATTTTTTTGGTCCAAATGTAAAGACGAGATTTCGTCCTAGCTTTTTTCCGTTTACAGAGCCCTCCGCAGAAGTTGATTGCTCGTGCCCCCTTTGTGAAGAAAAAGGTTGTCGCATGTGCTCTGGCACAGGATGGATCGAGATGGCAGGCTGTGGTCTTGTTCATCCAAATGTGCTTTCAGCAGCAAAAGTAGATCCCAACGAATATCAAGGTTTGGCGTTTGGAATGGGCATCGAGCGCCTAACCATTGTGAAATACGGTGTTCAAGATATCCGGCTCTTCTTTGACAATGATGTTCGGTTTTTGGAGCAGTTCCCATGA
- a CDS encoding integration host factor subunit alpha codes for MAGENIAKGTVTKADIVEKVYQKIGFSKKESSELVELVLGTLKGALQTGSKVKISGFGNFVVRQKPERVGRNPQTGEQITISARRRLTFRPSQVFRAVLNGEDITGLTDDDDDADDDMYDFDEE; via the coding sequence GTGGCCGGTGAAAATATCGCAAAGGGAACAGTCACCAAAGCTGACATTGTTGAGAAGGTGTACCAGAAAATCGGTTTTTCAAAAAAGGAATCATCCGAGTTAGTCGAACTGGTTTTGGGCACACTAAAAGGTGCGCTTCAAACAGGAAGCAAAGTGAAGATATCGGGCTTTGGTAACTTTGTAGTGAGGCAGAAACCAGAGCGAGTGGGCCGAAACCCCCAGACCGGCGAGCAAATAACTATTTCCGCTCGGCGCAGACTTACGTTTCGACCAAGCCAAGTGTTCAGAGCCGTTCTCAACGGAGAGGATATCACTGGTTTAACCGATGATGATGATGATGCTGACGATGATATGTACGACTTTGATGAAGAATGA
- a CDS encoding phenylalanine--tRNA ligase subunit beta, translating to MKISLNWISKYVDVSSYKTKPEKLADVLTQAGLEVESVSNQRQQFKNVVSGVVSKKSQHPDADRLSVCSVSTGDGREHQIVCGARNHQEGDAVVVALPGAILPGDFEITASKIRAVESNGMLCSAKELGLSADNEGILILPKETKPGEPIVNVLGLDDVFFELKVTPNRADCLSHFGLAREIAALTGVKAEFPIESVPVISDSTRQLIDLQVLETDLCPRYSAVVVKDIKVAPSPQWLRRALESVGVNSINNVVDITNYVMLELGQPLHAFDLNAIAKAQIRVRRAEANEKMVSFDGTELSLVADDLVIADSDRVIALAGVIGAKNSGVTDQTQDVLIESAFFKPSAVRRTSRRLGIETDACYRFSRGVDPEATLLAMNRAAGLLSELAGGQVCDDPYDIYPQPLRPQAIAFSSQTAAERLGIALGDETINGILKRLGCEVDDQEKVWSVLPPAFRHDLNIEMDLVEEVARVHGYDQIPMKTPVFLSEPQNEDFTFIRQRELMKEMSAAGFQEAINFHFVSSKWQSELLGDLDGWQAFHLAPQGAAVAIKNPINEDLDVMRVSLLPGLLSNLKNNFHYGSQEGALYEIGPVFYTAQKEYCESIRLAGVMWGSVDPLWKTQSPQVLDLLKILEVVLQRFTGVKLSLLQSSAPNIFHPYQAARVELDQSLLGGVGSLSPEFLESHKIRTQACAFELDVTELLSRPRKIDRPKPLSKYPIVERDLAFLVPASQPVGEISRFIEDKLGTLGRGVRIFDVFEGGDLESGIKSVGFRMKIQNQEATLSDAELQKLQTELIDSVSQQFQARIR from the coding sequence ATGAAGATTTCGCTCAACTGGATTTCAAAGTACGTAGACGTTTCATCGTATAAAACCAAGCCAGAAAAGCTTGCTGACGTGCTCACACAAGCAGGACTAGAAGTGGAGTCGGTGAGCAATCAGCGGCAGCAGTTTAAAAATGTTGTCAGCGGCGTTGTTTCGAAGAAGTCTCAACATCCAGATGCAGACAGGCTATCGGTTTGTTCTGTATCAACCGGAGATGGCCGTGAACACCAAATTGTCTGCGGCGCTAGAAATCATCAGGAGGGCGATGCTGTCGTAGTGGCATTGCCGGGAGCAATTTTGCCGGGCGACTTCGAAATTACAGCCAGCAAAATCAGAGCAGTGGAATCTAACGGGATGCTTTGCTCAGCGAAGGAGCTTGGGCTTTCGGCGGATAATGAGGGCATTCTTATCTTACCAAAAGAGACAAAGCCAGGAGAGCCAATTGTTAATGTCCTGGGCCTTGATGATGTGTTTTTTGAACTTAAAGTGACGCCGAACCGAGCAGATTGCTTAAGTCATTTCGGGCTTGCTCGTGAAATTGCAGCATTGACTGGCGTTAAGGCAGAATTTCCGATTGAGTCAGTTCCAGTTATTTCGGATTCGACTCGGCAGTTGATTGATCTTCAAGTTCTTGAAACGGATTTGTGTCCCAGGTACAGCGCAGTTGTAGTTAAGGACATAAAGGTAGCACCAAGCCCACAGTGGTTAAGACGTGCCTTAGAGTCTGTAGGCGTTAACTCGATCAACAATGTAGTAGACATAACAAACTATGTGATGCTGGAGCTGGGTCAACCACTACATGCGTTTGATCTTAATGCGATTGCAAAAGCACAAATTCGAGTGAGGCGAGCAGAAGCAAACGAAAAGATGGTGAGCTTTGATGGTACGGAGCTGAGTTTGGTCGCAGATGATTTGGTCATTGCCGATTCAGACCGAGTGATTGCGCTCGCCGGAGTGATCGGGGCTAAAAATTCGGGCGTAACGGATCAAACCCAAGATGTACTTATCGAATCTGCATTTTTTAAGCCGTCCGCAGTAAGGCGAACCTCGCGCCGGCTTGGAATAGAGACAGATGCCTGTTATCGATTCAGTCGCGGCGTTGATCCTGAGGCAACTTTACTTGCCATGAACCGAGCGGCGGGGCTGCTGAGTGAGCTAGCAGGTGGGCAAGTGTGCGATGATCCTTACGATATTTATCCCCAGCCACTTCGTCCGCAAGCGATAGCATTTTCTAGTCAGACGGCAGCTGAAAGGCTTGGCATAGCTTTGGGAGATGAAACGATAAATGGAATTCTGAAACGACTAGGGTGCGAGGTCGACGATCAAGAGAAGGTTTGGTCGGTACTTCCTCCAGCGTTTCGCCATGATTTAAATATTGAGATGGACCTTGTCGAGGAAGTGGCCCGGGTGCATGGCTACGATCAGATTCCTATGAAGACGCCTGTTTTCTTATCTGAACCACAAAACGAAGATTTCACTTTCATCCGCCAGCGGGAACTTATGAAAGAGATGTCTGCGGCGGGCTTTCAAGAAGCTATCAATTTCCATTTTGTCTCTTCGAAATGGCAATCAGAGCTTCTTGGAGACTTAGATGGATGGCAGGCTTTTCACTTGGCTCCACAAGGTGCTGCAGTGGCTATTAAGAATCCAATCAACGAAGATCTTGATGTCATGCGTGTGTCGTTACTACCGGGGCTGCTGAGTAACTTAAAGAACAACTTTCACTATGGATCGCAGGAAGGCGCGCTTTATGAGATTGGTCCGGTTTTTTACACGGCTCAAAAGGAGTACTGTGAGTCTATTCGCCTCGCAGGAGTTATGTGGGGTAGCGTTGATCCACTTTGGAAAACGCAGTCGCCTCAAGTCTTAGATCTCTTAAAGATTTTAGAAGTGGTTTTGCAAAGATTTACGGGAGTGAAACTGAGTCTTTTGCAAAGCAGCGCCCCGAATATTTTTCATCCCTATCAAGCAGCAAGAGTGGAACTAGATCAATCGCTGCTTGGGGGCGTTGGTAGTTTATCGCCAGAATTTTTAGAGAGTCATAAAATCCGCACCCAAGCCTGTGCCTTCGAGCTGGATGTGACCGAACTACTCAGCAGGCCCCGCAAAATTGATCGTCCGAAGCCTTTATCGAAGTACCCGATAGTCGAAAGAGATCTCGCATTTTTGGTGCCTGCCTCTCAGCCCGTTGGTGAAATATCCCGGTTCATTGAAGATAAGCTAGGAACGCTCGGGCGAGGTGTGCGAATTTTTGATGTTTTTGAGGGTGGAGACCTTGAGAGTGGTATCAAATCGGTAGGTTTCAGGATGAAAATCCAAAACCAGGAGGCGACGCTCTCTGATGCTGAGCTTCAAAAGCTTCAAACAGAGCTTATTGATTCAGTGAGTCAGCAGTTCCAAGCGCGAATTCGTTAA
- the rsmG gene encoding 16S rRNA (guanine(527)-N(7))-methyltransferase RsmG: MAHRNKQNYSAYSQKRVKTEHQKHGKHRRAQERYSLEESQDRLRDLLGRHGCEWVSSSALKQLALFYRLLVSGQDKQNFTRLLTMKDIAIKHFIDSLLLVSLLREGRGVESPLLDLGTGPGFPGIPIAIAEPDSKIMLAEGVQKRVEFLKIVRDKLELKNVEIFGRNIDETFEYPVSSVVTRAVEEAKNTLSNVSSCLKVGGYVYLMKGPQFKEEIKRFESGPMVNQFQFVKVIEYDIPKTPHKRSLLVFHKFAQNIEAV, encoded by the coding sequence ATGGCCCATCGAAACAAACAGAATTATTCAGCCTATAGCCAAAAGCGCGTGAAAACTGAGCACCAAAAGCACGGGAAGCACCGCAGGGCTCAGGAGCGGTACTCCCTTGAGGAATCTCAAGATAGGCTCAGAGATCTACTCGGAAGGCATGGCTGCGAGTGGGTGAGCTCCTCAGCTTTGAAACAACTGGCGCTTTTTTACCGGCTACTCGTATCAGGGCAGGACAAGCAGAACTTCACGCGTCTCCTCACTATGAAAGACATTGCCATTAAACACTTTATCGACTCTTTGTTATTGGTCAGTTTGTTAAGAGAAGGAAGAGGTGTTGAGAGTCCTCTACTGGATCTCGGAACGGGGCCAGGGTTTCCGGGAATTCCCATTGCGATTGCAGAGCCGGATTCAAAGATTATGCTCGCCGAAGGGGTCCAAAAACGCGTTGAGTTTTTAAAGATAGTACGTGACAAACTCGAACTCAAGAATGTCGAGATTTTTGGCCGCAATATTGACGAAACGTTTGAGTATCCAGTGAGCTCTGTCGTGACCCGCGCGGTTGAAGAAGCCAAAAACACGCTAAGCAACGTATCTTCATGTCTTAAGGTTGGGGGTTATGTTTACCTAATGAAGGGTCCTCAGTTTAAAGAAGAAATTAAGAGATTTGAGAGTGGCCCGATGGTTAATCAGTTTCAGTTTGTAAAAGTGATTGAGTACGATATTCCGAAAACGCCTCACAAAAGATCTTTGCTCGTCTTTCATAAGTTTGCACAAAACATTGAGGCAGTGTGA